Part of the Drosophila santomea strain STO CAGO 1482 chromosome 2L, Prin_Dsan_1.1, whole genome shotgun sequence genome is shown below.
TGCATCCTGGGGATTTCGAGGTAGGTTCGTTACTCCGACCTTGGAGCGACCTTCGTGCGGTTCGCAAAGTTACTCCCaagtgcaagtgtgtgtgttcatTTTTCGGCATTTAATGCGTTTGGTTGCCGTTTTATGGTGTTATCTAGTGATCCATCCGCTTTTATGGCTTCTGGTCGTGGTAAAGAACGCACTCCATGCTCGTAGAGAACCCTTATGCTAAGCGGCAGCCATAAAGACGTAATCAAGACGCTGGGAAAGCGTTTCATTGCATCCAAGCGCGGATCGACGCGGCGCCTTAACCCTTACGTGGGCCATGGGGGCGCGATTGCACGTCTGGCTGATAAGTGATGTGTGTAGCGCAGGTTGTGGGTTTATTCTATCTCGTTGTGggaaatgtacatacatatatttataaatattccaCGTGTGCAAGTGGTTTTGTACTACACATGCACAGCTCAATTATGCGAATAATTGTAATATATAGTGTAGATGTGTTTTagattacaaaaatataacatatcaattatttaaaacttgTTGCTGACAacttaatatttgttttaattttataaaaattataaaaaaaattccaacacaaaattacttaataatgGAATCCAAAAAAATAACTACAACTGAAAGTGAACCAAAAACCAGTTTGAATAAATTATCCGCTTCATTTGGGTTAATTAATTATAGCAGGTAGCAGATGCAAAAACAACATCAATTGAAAGTGCTGTTTAAGAATATACTAAAATTAGCTATAAATTGGGGCTTCCACTTTTTGTTTCTTCAAATGTTGAGTTTCAAATGCGACCTTTACGATCCtttcattaatattaaatttatataaaatataaatgtataatataatatatataatataaattggTTCAACAGCTTAAAAAGATTCCTCTGAATCTTAAATCCGATTTCAATTATTAACACTCAGTCAAATTGCTTGGCATAGACTTCCTTTAAATCGAATTAATTGCAGTTCCATAAACAGAATCAAATACCCAAAACTGTTTATGCCAAGCCATAATGTGATCCATTATATCCAGAAGACAAGTCGACAGATCGATTAACAATGGCAACTCGTTGTTGTCGTTTTACACTTTAGCTTACGTTTGCTTAGCGCTTCTATTTATTGTTCGTGgcttaattaattgtttaGATCAAAATTCACAGATTCGCCCGCCGGACTTCCAAGAGACCAGCCCCTTCCCTTCCAGCAAATGATGCCCGACCATCGACCATCGCTCATCAGTGGGTCGAAGCACCTCGTCTTTGGCGCAGTGGTCGCACCGTGGTCGTGGGCGGATGGGTGAGGTATATGGTCTTGGGTGTGGTGCTCGGTCGGGATCTCGGGGTGGTGGGATCCTGGATGTTGCGTGTGTACACATTGAAGGCGGCGGCATCGTGTTCCACGGTCTTCAGCTCGCCGGTGTAGTAATCCTTGATCTGGTACGGATGCGTCCTAATGTACTCCAGGGCGCGCAGTATGTAGTCCGGCACCTGGGGTATGTGTGCACCCACGGGATGGTAGCCAAACTCATCGGCCACATAGTTCACACTGATGAGCTCGCCCTCGGGTGAGGTGTAACTGCTGCCGCCCTGCACGGACACACCGCCCAATCCCTGCTGCGAGGCGGAGATGCCATTGGAGGTCTCGTAGGCGTACCGGTACTGGCCATCCCGCTCTACCTGCAGATCGTTTTGCAGGGTGCGGGTGTTGCGATCTGAGTCCGGTATGTAGGAGGAGCCAGCCTGCACCTGCAGCACGGCCAGCGCTACGAAGATGAAGTTCACCTGTGGATGAGATGGGAGTGATAGGCGATTATAGTAATCCATTTTGGTGAATCCGTTTTTGCCAGCTTGAGGCTTACAAGCAAATACATGGTGTCGCGTTCGAGTTTGGTTCTAAACTGCTTGCCTGCTTCTCGGATGCTTTCGTTTTTATATCCAACCGCTCACCAGCGGATTTTTGGCAATACTTCGCCCCGGAAACCCAGTTCCGAGTTGCCGTCGccgtctccatctccatctccgctCGTCATCGTCAGCGCCATCGCAATCGCCATCGTCATGATCGTCTCCATCTACATCATCTCATCGCCGCTGGTCGCCTTAGTCagtcataaataaaatgattttatttcttataggaattatattttatataggTATCAACGGCGTTATTTGTCGTTGTCGCCGCTGCAATTCCCAAAGTGTGGGTTGCTGGAGTCCGGCGAAACGGAAAGCCGAGTGAAACCTAAATGAAACATTCGTGAATGGTTATCCCCTACTCGAAGGTTGGGGCACTTACAATTTGATATGTATTGTGGCTGATCTTGAAATTCCCATATTGCCCGGCTCGACTTACCATCTCAAGGAGCTCTAAATACCATAACGATCGTTGAACTGCACTGTCGTAAAAACCATATTGTATGTAGCTGTGGTTAAGATGTGTCAATgtaactttgttttttttcaatgATTGATAGTATGCACtagaaattaacaaaattaatttaataacagTCATTTAAGCTGAAATTTATGTCTGGAATTTCCATATACTACTGATAGACTGTTTGTAATATGCCCTCTAAAAAgtaaattagttttgtttCAAAGGAAATGACTTTCCAATTAAGTAATGCTTTACAGCCTAAATGCCAATTTTGGATTATTGACTTGGTCTAATGAAGCTTAATTACTTCTTCAACTTTTTGCTCACTTTATTTGCATGGTTATTCTTGGAAATTGCATAAGCATAGGTAGTCTGATAAATGATCTTTGGATTTTTATCATCAAGCATATAATTCAATCACTTGGCAGCAACGCAGACGAGCCGAAGTTTCCTGCTATCCCCTGGATGATACTTCTTTTTGTCCGAgatctcaaaaaaaaaacccgtCCGACTAATTCAGCAAAGCGTATCTAATTCCGTACTTATCCGCAGACAAATGTGGCAGCATTCCGCTCCAGACTTGCCGCCCCCTCCAGATGGCCAGATCCCCACATCCCCATTCACCCGCACTTCATTTGCATATAATACAGTAAATCATGAGCACACTCTGTAAAGCATAAAGTCGAATACGTTCTAGCCAAATTTGGGTAGAGCCAGTCGGAGAATGTGAGTCTTGCCAGAACTGAGCAAGAAAAAAAGAGGAAATACCGAAGATATAAAAGTTGTTGATCTTTCTTCCATCTGTCATAAGCTCATCGCCGCAACCTTCGCTCCTTCGCAACGGGAAATTAAAACCTTGGCCGGGTTTGCCAAATCGCGCTTCATTTGGAAAGCCAAATGGGCCAATAAAAGCGTCATGCCGTGTGAACGTTCTTGAACCCTGGGAAACGGAACGGCGAAACGCTCAACCGGATGGACAATGCGGGGGTTAAGGAAATCGGGATGAGCTGCCCAGGTGCTAAATGGTCTGGAACGCTGGCCAGTGCAATCGAGACACGTTTCTCCGGAGCGGCGTAATCCGACGCTGCGTTGGCGCCAATCCGAATTAGAGCTAAGTAACGATATCGACGGGCTACGCATCCGAATCTGAAACCGGACCAGCGTTCAAGCTGGGATTAACTTGGTTTATTGACATGGCTGACATAGCTGGCGCCTGAGTCAGTTCATCATCGCCGTGCATCCGCCAAGTGCGAAGACAATGCACCCACAGACCCAGTTTAATGGCAAAACAATTAGGAAGGCATTTACTCGTAGTGTTTTGGCGACAAATTGACGCTGGAACCGGTTGTGTACTTAGAGGAGTGTTATCTTTGACTTGGAATGTGGTTGCCAAAAGTCAAAACAACCGAGAACAATGAGGATCCCAAGAAGTTGCAGTTGATCGTGCCCCGGTTCGATTGGAAAACCCAATTATGATCACAAAATTGATGATTGCTTTCGGAGACAAAACACGATTAGAATGCAAATTCTGACATTCTGGCTGGGGGATCGCACAAAATGATATCTTTTTGGCAAGAATTTATCAGCGTATCAGTTGTAAATGCGATTACAATGTCAATTAAGTCATTTAAACATCGGTTATTCGATTATATTTCATCACAACCAGCCTGTCgggttgttattgttgtggaTGATCTGGAATCATCCAAATAAATGGTTTTATATTTGTTACGAAATTATGAATCACTGCACAAATAGAAGTAACTTTCTCATCATtcaattgaaaactttttagaaatgaattaattttatatataattttatcCATTTATTAAAGGCCATTGCAAAGTGGAGCAATGAGAACCAGATAGCCCTGGTGATTGTGGGACCCGAGGATCCCCTGGCTTTGGGTCTGGGCGATGTGCTGCAGAGCGCGGGAATCGCCTGCTTTGGACCCGGCAAGCAAGGCGCCCAAATCGAGGCGGATAAGAAGTGGGCCAAGGACTTCATGCTGCGCCACGGGATTCCCACCGCGCGTTACGAGAGTTTCACGGACACGGAAAAGGCCAAGGCATTCATCAGGAGGTATAAACACCACCATCTAATCCTTAAaagaaacaattttaaaatatatttaaaatatagcGCTCCGTATCCAGCTCTGGTGGTGAAGGCGGCTGGCCTGGCAGCGGGAAAGGGCGTGGTGGTGGCCGCCAATGCGGAGGAGGCCTGCCAGGCGGTGGACGAGATCCTGGGACAGCTGAAGTACGGACAGGCGGGTGCCACGCTGGTGGTGGAGGAGCTGCTCGAAGGCGAAGAGGTATCCGTCTTGGCCTTCACCGATGGCAAAAGCGTGCGCGCCATGCTGCCAGCACAGGATCACAAGCGACTGGGCAACGGCGACACTGGACCAAACACCGGTGGCATGGGTGCCTACTGCCCATGTCCGTTGATCAGCCAGCCGGCACTGGAGCTGGTCCAGAGGGCCGTGCTGGAGCGGGCCGTGCAGGGTCTGATCAAGGAGAGGATCAACTACCAGGGCGTGCTCTATGCGGGACTTATGCTGACACGCGATGGTCCCCGTGTCCTGGAGTTTAATTGCCGATTTGGAGATCCCGAGACCCAGGTGATTCTGCCGCTGCTCGAAAGCGATCTGTTCGAGGTGATGCAGGCCTGCTGCAGCGGACAGCTGGAGAAGATTCCACTGCAATGGCGCAATGGAGTGAGTGCCGTGGGCGTCATCCTGGCCAGTGCTGGCTATCCGGAGACCTCCACAAAGGGCTGCATTATATCGGGTAAGTTAACGACCACTCTCAGTGGAGAGCCTCTTAATTGCTTTTATTACACTTCCAGGACTTCCGGCTGCCAATTCGCCCACCCAACTAGTCTTTCACAGCGGCCTTGCCGTGAATCCACAAAAGGAAGCCCTGACCAATGGCGGTCGCGTCCTCATCGCCATCGCCCTGGACGGCAGCTTGAAGGAGGCCGCTGCGAAGGCCACCAAATTGGCTGGCAGCATCACCTTCTCGGGCTCTGGAGCGCAGTATCGAACGGACATTGCACAGAAGGCGttcaaaatgtaattataGCAATCAAATATGGTGAATCATCACGCATCAAGACTCAGTTCAAATAAAGCAAGCACGCATTGAGATAGACAAACATTCTAAGAATCATTATATAGTTTGAAGTATTTGAAGTATGAAGTATAAAGTTTGAAGTTAGGCTCCCCATTCATGGCTCATTTTCTAACAAAACTATTTGGTGTAACCTACTTATCATCTTCGACTACCTTCTTCCATATCTTATCCATACGTAGTGCCAGTGCCAGCAGCGCGGGGCTGAGCTACAAGGACAGCGGCGTGGACATCGATGCTGGAGATGCACTGGTGCAGCGCATCAAGCCCTTGTCCCGCGGCACCCAGCGACCGGGCGTCCTTGGGGGCTTGGGTGGATTTGGTGGACTGTTCCGCTTGAAGGAGCTCAGCTACAAGGAGCCAGTCATTGCCGAGGCCACCCAGGGAGTCGGAGCCAAGATCCAGCTTGCTCTGGAGCACGAACTGTACGAAAATGTGGGCTACGACCTATTCGCACTGGCTGCCAACGATGTCCTGGAAGTGGGCGCCGAGCCGATCGCCTTTCTGGACTACATTGCCTGTGGCAAGCTGCACGTCCCATTGGCCGCCCAGTTGGTCAAGGGAATGGCGGATGGCTGCCGGGATGCGCGGTGCGCCTTAGTGGGTGAGAACATGACCGAACTGCTTTCAATTCCATGGATTAATTTGAAATACCTCTTCAGGTGGTGAAACGGCCGAGATGCCCTCTCTCTATGCACCCGGCCAGCATGACATGGCTGGCTATTGCGTTGGCATCGTGGAGCAATCTCGAATCCTACCCCGTTTCGATCTGTACCAGCCGGGCGACCTGGTCATCGGTCTGCCATCATCGGGACTCCATTGCGCCGGCTTTAATGAGATACTCACCCAGTTGGCGGCATCCAAAGTGAATCTCAGGGAGCGCTCTCCCGTGGACGGAGGCGAGGATGGGCTGACCTTGGCCCATGTCTTGGCCACACCCACGCAACTGTATGTCCAGCAGCTGTTGCCTCATCTACAGAAAGGAGACGAGATCAAATCGGTGGGCCACGTGACCCATGGTCTGCTCAACGATGTCCTCCGTCTTCTGCCCGAAGGATTCGAGACAACGCTGGATTTCGGTGCCGTCCCAGTGCCCAAAATCTTTGGCTGGCTGGCCGGCAAGCTGAAGCTGAGTGCCCAAACACTTCTGGAGCGGCACAACTGCGGCATCGGCATGGTTCTGATCCTGCCCCAGACAAGTCAACTGTGGCGAACGTCCCTACCAGGAGCCAAGGTGCTGGGTGTCCTGCAGCGGCGGACAAAGGATAGCGGATCTCCCATCAAGGTGCGCAACTTTGTGGAGCAACTGGAGAAGGTGGCCTCGCCGTTCGGTGCTCTCGGCGAGCGCGAACTGCCCGAAGAGCTTAAAAAGCTGCCTGCCAATCCCGATTCGACAGCTCCTCGGGAGGAGTGCTTTGAAAACGCAGCTGGACGCCGGCTGACGCGCATACCCATCCAATACAAGGACCCCATACTCATCCTGGGCACCGATGGTGTGGGCACCAAGCTGAAAATAGCGCAGCAAACGAATCGCAACACGAGCGTGGGTATCGATTTGGTGGCCATGTGCGTCAACGACATCCTCTGCAACGGAGCCGAGCCAATCAGTTTCTCAAGCTACTATGCCTGCGGACGCTGGCAGGAGCAGTTGGCCAGGCAGGTGCACTCCGGGGTCCAAGAGGGTGCCAGGAAGGCGAACAGCAGTTTCATTGGTAAGTTGGTAATCAAAtcttgaaaaaaatataaatgtaccTGCATGAGTACCTCTTAAATGAAACCTGCTTCTTGCCTAATCTCCTCCAGATTCGCACAGTGCTGCTCTGCCGCTCCTGTACGAACCGCAGGTCTATGATCTGGCTGGCTTTGCCTTGGGCATAGCAGAACACTCCGGAATTCTACCACTGTTGGAGCAAATCCAGTCAGGAGATGTGCTCATTGGACTACCTTCGTCTGGCGTGCACAGCAACGGGTTCAGTTTGGTCCACGCCGTCTTGAAGCGCGTGGGCTTGGGTCTGCATGACAAGGCGCCCTTCAGTGAAAAGACGCTGGGCGAGGAGCTACTGGTGCCCACCAAGATCTACGTTCAGGCACTGTCCAGTCTGCTGTCCCGAGGGAATCACGGCATCAAGGCACTAGCCCACATCACAGGAGGAGGCCTAAGTGAGAATATACCGCGCGTGTTGCGTAAGGATCTTGCCGTACGCCTGGATGCCAATAAGTTCCAGCTTCCGCCCGTTTTCGCCTGGCTGGCGGCGGCCGGAAATATCAGTTCCACTGAGCTGCAGCGCACCTATAACTGCGGCCTGGGTATGGTTCTGGTGGTGGCCCCCACGGAAGTTGAGAGCGTCCTCAAGGAGCTGCGTTATCCACAAAGAGCAGCAGTGGTCGGTGAGGTGGTGGCGCGCAAGGATCCGAAGAAGCCGCAGGTGGTGGTCCAAAACTTTGAGACATCATTGGCCAGAACGCAGAAGATGCTCTCCCAGCGTCGGAAACGAGTTGCCGTACTCATTTCGGGAACGGGCAGCAACCTGCAGGCACTAATAGATGCAACACGCGACTCGGCACAGGGTATCCATGCCGATGTTGTGCTGGTAATCAGCAATAAGCCTGGTGTTCTGGGTTTGGAACGCGCCACGCAAGCGGGAGTACCTTCGTTGGTCATCTCCCACAGAGATTTCGCTAGCCGAGAGGTCTACGATGCGGAGCTTACGCGAAATCTGAAGGCGGCTCGCGTGGATCTGATCTGTCTGGCCGGCTTCATGCGTGTCCTGAGTGCTCCATTCGTTCGGGAGTGGCGTGGACGGCTCGTCAATATCCATCCCTCGCTGCTGCCCAAGTATCCGGGCCTGCATGTCCAGAAGCAGGCCTTGGAGGCGGGCGAAAAGGAGTCCGGCTGCACCGTTCACTTCGTGGACGAGGGTGTGGACACGGGAGCGATCATTGTTCAGGCTGCTGTTCCCATTCTGCCCGATGATGACGAGGATTCGCTGACGCAACGCATCCACAAGGCTGAGCACTGGGCTTTTCCAAGAGCATTGGCTCTGTTGGCCAATGGAACAGCTCTTATTTCTCCGGAAGGCAGCAGCCAGTAAATGCTAGCTTATGAAACCTGACAACTTGAATGGAACAACCAGGGATGAGTTTGTCTATAGAGCACTCTATGCTTCCACAACTCGaattagttttaattataatCTTGAACTTTCAACAAAAATTTGGCGTTAATTAGTTGCCTAGCAATTTTTATAGGTTAAGACTGCAGTTCGTTTTATATGAATAACTATTTACAAAAAGACATCAATAAACTTTAAGTTTGATTAAGCAGATTAACTAGTTTACgtatcaaaaaattcaaaatttataattacattcgcttaaatattttcaacgaCAAACTGATCAATGATTTTATGTTACTGCAACATACAAATATTGTAAACATATAATCTACATCTAATATCACATATTTTACAAtcacacatttttaattacaatagTTTGCTAATTAGAGAGAAGAAACTTGTACTAGCACTTTCCTGATTTTCCAGATTGCTGCTGGCCTTAGCTCTAATTTCGGGTCTTACTACGTTGCGCTGCAATCCCGGATCCTTGAATATAGGTTCAGCCATCCTGTCGAGGTGCAGGCGAAAGAACTGGTTCTCCAGAATGGGCACTATCAGATTGTACTTGTCAATGAGCTTGTTCA
Proteins encoded:
- the LOC120443831 gene encoding pupal cuticle protein translates to MYLLVNFIFVALAVLQVQAGSSYIPDSDRNTRTLQNDLQVERDGQYRYAYETSNGISASQQGLGGVSVQGGSSYTSPEGELISVNYVADEFGYHPVGAHIPQVPDYILRALEYIRTHPYQIKDYYTGELKTVEHDAAAFNVYTRNIQDPTTPRSRPSTTPKTIYLTHPPTTTVRPLRQRRGASTH
- the LOC120443827 gene encoding trifunctional purine biosynthetic protein adenosine-3 isoform X2; amino-acid sequence: MPSLYAPGQHDMAGYCVGIVEQSRILPRFDLYQPGDLVIGLPSSGLHCAGFNEILTQLAASKVNLRERSPVDGGEDGLTLAHVLATPTQLYVQQLLPHLQKGDEIKSVGHVTHGLLNDVLRLLPEGFETTLDFGAVPVPKIFGWLAGKLKLSAQTLLERHNCGIGMVLILPQTSQLWRTSLPGAKVLGVLQRRTKDSGSPIKVRNFVEQLEKVASPFGALGERELPEELKKLPANPDSTAPREECFENAAGRRLTRIPIQYKDPILILGTDGVGTKLKIAQQTNRNTSVGIDLVAMCVNDILCNGAEPISFSSYYACGRWQEQLARQVHSGVQEGARKANSSFIDSHSAALPLLYEPQVYDLAGFALGIAEHSGILPLLEQIQSGDVLIGLPSSGVHSNGFSLVHAVLKRVGLGLHDKAPFSEKTLGEELLVPTKIYVQALSSLLSRGNHGIKALAHITGGGLSENIPRVLRKDLAVRLDANKFQLPPVFAWLAAAGNISSTELQRTYNCGLGMVLVVAPTEVESVLKELRYPQRAAVVGEVVARKDPKKPQVVVQNFETSLARTQKMLSQRRKRVAVLISGTGSNLQALIDATRDSAQGIHADVVLVISNKPGVLGLERATQAGVPSLVISHRDFASREVYDAELTRNLKAARVDLICLAGFMRVLSAPFVREWRGRLVNIHPSLLPKYPGLHVQKQALEAGEKESGCTVHFVDEGVDTGAIIVQAAVPILPDDDEDSLTQRIHKAEHWAFPRALALLANGTALISPEGSSQ
- the LOC120443827 gene encoding trifunctional purine biosynthetic protein adenosine-3 isoform X1; this encodes MSHRVLVIGSGGREHAICWKLSQSPKVAKIYALPGSHGIQLVDKCQNLDAKTLHPGDFEAIAKWSNENQIALVIVGPEDPLALGLGDVLQSAGIACFGPGKQGAQIEADKKWAKDFMLRHGIPTARYESFTDTEKAKAFIRSAPYPALVVKAAGLAAGKGVVVAANAEEACQAVDEILGQLKYGQAGATLVVEELLEGEEVSVLAFTDGKSVRAMLPAQDHKRLGNGDTGPNTGGMGAYCPCPLISQPALELVQRAVLERAVQGLIKERINYQGVLYAGLMLTRDGPRVLEFNCRFGDPETQVILPLLESDLFEVMQACCSGQLEKIPLQWRNGVSAVGVILASAGYPETSTKGCIISGLPAANSPTQLVFHSGLAVNPQKEALTNGGRVLIAIALDGSLKEAAAKATKLAGSITFSGSGAQYRTDIAQKAFKIASASSAGLSYKDSGVDIDAGDALVQRIKPLSRGTQRPGVLGGLGGFGGLFRLKELSYKEPVIAEATQGVGAKIQLALEHELYENVGYDLFALAANDVLEVGAEPIAFLDYIACGKLHVPLAAQLVKGMADGCRDARCALVGGETAEMPSLYAPGQHDMAGYCVGIVEQSRILPRFDLYQPGDLVIGLPSSGLHCAGFNEILTQLAASKVNLRERSPVDGGEDGLTLAHVLATPTQLYVQQLLPHLQKGDEIKSVGHVTHGLLNDVLRLLPEGFETTLDFGAVPVPKIFGWLAGKLKLSAQTLLERHNCGIGMVLILPQTSQLWRTSLPGAKVLGVLQRRTKDSGSPIKVRNFVEQLEKVASPFGALGERELPEELKKLPANPDSTAPREECFENAAGRRLTRIPIQYKDPILILGTDGVGTKLKIAQQTNRNTSVGIDLVAMCVNDILCNGAEPISFSSYYACGRWQEQLARQVHSGVQEGARKANSSFIDSHSAALPLLYEPQVYDLAGFALGIAEHSGILPLLEQIQSGDVLIGLPSSGVHSNGFSLVHAVLKRVGLGLHDKAPFSEKTLGEELLVPTKIYVQALSSLLSRGNHGIKALAHITGGGLSENIPRVLRKDLAVRLDANKFQLPPVFAWLAAAGNISSTELQRTYNCGLGMVLVVAPTEVESVLKELRYPQRAAVVGEVVARKDPKKPQVVVQNFETSLARTQKMLSQRRKRVAVLISGTGSNLQALIDATRDSAQGIHADVVLVISNKPGVLGLERATQAGVPSLVISHRDFASREVYDAELTRNLKAARVDLICLAGFMRVLSAPFVREWRGRLVNIHPSLLPKYPGLHVQKQALEAGEKESGCTVHFVDEGVDTGAIIVQAAVPILPDDDEDSLTQRIHKAEHWAFPRALALLANGTALISPEGSSQ